The DNA region TTGGTTTTCCTTGCAGCGAACACAAGGCAATTGTCGGAGTCTTTCTATGGAACAAGGCCGTGTCACTGCATTCAATAAAGTGAGGCCTTTTGCTTGCATTGCTCCGAAAGTCGCCTTGGACTTTGAAATCCAATGAGACAAGCTTTGCTCCCTATTAGGAGATAGTGAGGTTGGCTGTAGACAATATAGCATTGATGCAAAATTATAATAAAGGCTTAGCCTCCCGTTGTCAACAATTGGCTAGAAGACTTGAGCAGCACGGGTAGAATGACTACACCAAAGCACTGTTCCTCTTTCAGAAACCATGGAGCGATTTGCGAGAGTTGCCTCCTAGCTTTTTGCGGACGTGCCACGAGAGCCGTTTCATCATGTTGGGCCGTCGCGTCGGTAGTTGGGCGGCTGCCATGCCATTTGTTTGTTCTTCCTTGGGAGCATTGCTTGCTGAGATTTCAGCAATGGCATTTTTCGGCGAAAACGTCTCGGCTGGTGTTGTTGTAATGGTACTTGTTGATGCGTTGACAGCGTCCTTCACCACTAGAGCATCCATTTTTCCATCACCGAGAGTCGCTTTTGGCAGAGGCGGGTCAACCACATTTGCGCTTTCCGAAAGTAGAGTCAAATTTTCCACGGGCAATGCAGCCATTTCGCTACATATGAAGGTGAGAGTTTTGTCTTCCGTGACTGTCGCCATTTTTGTATCGTCTTCTCCCATTGTAGCGTAGTGAATCGGCGATGACCTTCCCTGTAGGGCGTTACGCGCTCGTTGGAGACTGCGTTTCCGTCGCTCTTCTTGGGCTTTGTATAGCGTAGTGCCCACCATCATTTCGGTTTCGAAAGTTGTTCGTTCTTCTCCTATACACCACATGTGATTCGGTCCGCAGGCCACATTTCGCACGAACAAGTTCCGTGCGGCATCCACCCTTTGTGGTAACAGGACGTCGTGTCGGGAATCAAACGTGGCCACATTCAAATCGCGAATTGTCGACGTTTTTGCGGTAGCCACGTGAATGGGATTCTCCTTCATGGGAACGTGCAGCGGTGTTGCTAGACCGGCTTGTCCCACATCGTTCGATCCCCACGTGTAGACGTGTCCCGACGTACTCACAGCGGCCGAGTAAGACGCCCCAGCGTATACGGAGGCAATCCGTGGCACGCTGGAAAGCGCGCTCGCCGACACCTCCGCAAACTTGTTGGCCTTCCATTCTTTCCCTGCTTCAATGGCCACAAAATCAACGTCACCAACGTGGCGGGGTTTGGGTTGCGCCGCACACGCCGGGCCCGTTCCCAGCTGTCCTTCCGCGTTGGACCCCCACGCAAAGACGCGCCCTCCGTTCGTCAGCGCCAAGGTATGATTGCCGTTGGCAGCAACGTGTTCTACCGTCAGATTGGCGAGTCCTTCAACGAGACGTGGAGCGGTGACTCCACCGCGGCGGGCGGAGTTGCCACACTGACCGTGCGCGGTACTTCCCCAGCAGTAGACTTGATCTCGGGCAATGGCCACGGAATGCGACCGACCCGCGGCGATTTGTGTCGCCATGACTTCGAGTGGTACCGGTAGTGGCACCAGAACGGTGGGTGCGTGATTGGATCCGGCAGTGAGCGTTGGTTTGCGCCCGCATTGCTGGGTTCGGTTGGAACCCCACGCCCAGACGCGACCCGAGGCGGAGAGGGCTAGACCGTGCCAACTCCCGCAGGCAACTTGGAGGACGGGGCTACCGATTACCCGCGGGAGTAAGCGTTGCATGACAATCGGGTACGGAGTAAAGGTAATCTGGCTGTTGCCTTCCGCGTGACCGAGTCCGAGCTGTCCAAAATGGCCAGCGCCCCAACTGACCACCGCGAGTCCGCCTTCCATACGACCCAAACAAAAGTGTCGCCCCGCCGCAATTTCTACGCATTTGCGGGGAATCGGAATCGTCACTGGGACGGGAGTTTTGTACACGACTCCGTGCAGTGTCCCGGTTTGGTAGACCTTGCCAGTGGCCGTTAAGAAGAGTGTAGATTGCGAAGAGCAGGCTACTTGTGTTATTCGTTGATCATCTATATTTTCGCCATTCCAGGGAGGTTGTTCCCACTGATAGAGCTCAACGGCACTGCCTTCCTCGTCGATATCGACTTCTTTTTGGGTTCCACCGACGGCATGAAAGTAGTTCCTTCCGAACGCCACGGCGCGGGTTCGGCGCACGGCGTCGGTGGAGGTTCCGGATGCCGAAGACGCGCTCGTCATCTCCAACCCGCGCACCGCCGAATGGAAATCTCCAAAGAACTGGCACACGAACAGAGAACGCGACGTTTATTACGGCAATGCCAATGTACGTTACGTTCGGTCGCAACACTACTGCACATCCGACAATTGTCGTTTTGGACGGAACGAGCGACGACGCCGGCGATTCCGTAAAAATGCCGAGTTCGCAACGAGGTGTTTCTACTGTGGCAAGAGCGCGGGCACAAGTATTCCGGGTTGAGGGACGTCCCACAGCCGTCCGGTGCACCAACCCTACAGAGGACTATGGAAGGCCTACCCGACGGAAACCACGACTCGACAATGAGTAAGACTCAACTAGGTATAGTTACGTTACGTTGATTTCCATTAGTTGTTGCTATCCATTGCCATAGTCTACACCGTGGTGGCAAATGCTACCCTGCGTTTCACAAATTTATCTCGACGTACTTTGGTTGGGGAATTACCATGAGCCTTGAAAATTAGGATTATTTGGATGAAATCGCTACTAGCTTTTAACGAGATCCCATGATTAGTTGAAACGCGAATCAGTCCCAAACTTAGAACAACCCCCGGACAACATTGTTTCTCTCGATTCCAAACCATTGTACACTGCCTTCTTCCCTTGCTGTTTGACAGTCATCCGACATATTGGAAAAAAAATTCTTGTCTTCGTTCACAAAGTGTCACaattgcttgactgtgaatataCAGAGCTGAAATACGTCTCCCTTGGTTTTTCCCATGCGACCAAAAAATTCTCAATGTATTTCCGCGTTCTCACCCATGGGTGCTATTGCGGAGACTGATGCAGGCGTCTGGCGGTCTCATATCGCTTCCGTTCGCTCCCGTACGTCAATCCGAGTCCTCGTCGCTGGACGACATATCCGTACGCAACGACGAACAGCTGCTACCGTGGAGACTCAAAGTCTCGAGTGTTACGCCCGAATGCACACAGGCGGGAGCAGCGCGGTCACACTCTCTCTTGTCACAACCGTACCGAGACGCGTCAATCAACGGGTACTCGCTGAGCTTCGACTGCAATTCACGAATTTCCCGCTCAATCAGAAATATTCGATTCAAGTAGCGAATCTCAATCTCTGTGCACTCCTCTCGAAGAATTCGGACAGTCTTTTCCAACGAATGGGCCAAGTCGAGACAGTCTCGTTTCAGATACGTTAACTGGTTGTCTTCTGCCGTCATCCAATGGATGTGTCGACACAAGTGTGCCTGTTGATTCTGCGCAAATGCGGGTACAAATATACCTGCTTCGACGAAGACAGTCTTGCATATTTCTCTGTACACCGCAAGAGATGGTGCCTGGCTCGACTGAAATCCCAATCGTTTCGTTCGCCACTCCGATTGACGACCCCCCAGGACTTTCAACAGCTGGCTGCGTTCATTCGTACGGCGAGCGCGGTCTTTTGCCTCCACGTTTTTCGCCTTCTGGAGCTCATCGGTGACGTACAACGCTCGCTTTTCCCAACGCTGCCATATCAATTGCGACGCCATTGTGGCTGATGCGACTTTTTGGGAAGGAGCCTTTTTTGCGTTCCTTGTGCTACAATGGACTGTCGACCATTTCGTATTTTATCTCGTTTTGTCGGGAAGTGACCTACACTTACAGTTTACTGTTACCAAACCAATTTCACCGAAAATAATTGTGTACTATAAGAACGTATTGGGCCTACTTTCACTGCGTTCGGGaaaaaagtaaaataaaTAAAATACCTTTGTTTGATTTACTTACGGACCCATACTTGAAAAGCTTTCTATATCTCAGTAATGACCAAAGCATCTATCGATCTAGACATATTGAAATACCCGGGATTTTGAATTATCCCTTTCCACCAGTCAATTGCAGTCAACAAGAGAACTGCCTTACTGTTATACACTTTCGTTGGAACCAAGAGAAGTACCTACCTTTAACTGGCTTGGGTGTTCTGGACTGGAAAACGATGAGTTGTAGTTGCAATGCGCTGCCCCCGAcatttaactgtaagcaatGGAATGGTAGACATTAAAGTAGCTCAAAGATAAATGTCAACTTTTTGAAAACCTTCCCCCCCTCACGTCGTAACTAGGTATGGACAGATCACTAGCCTTTCCAAAGAGATTAAGCTCCGGAAGTGGTCATTTACAGTCAAGAAGGCTTGAACAAATTGTACATTTTTGGAGCGGAGCGGGAAAAAGAACCACATGGGTTTTTTCATGTGGGCTGCGCTAGCGAAATATTAGACAATGCCCTTTGTGGGCAATCCCAATCCTTTGAGATTCACACCTCTACACTTCTTGTTGTCAATCTGGATCCAGTATCCTGTCCTCTTCCATCCCGTATGAGGCGTTAGTACCTGTCTTTCAAGAGTGGAGAGTTTGATTTTTCAGTTAACTCTAGAGCGAAAAGCAGATTCTATCTACGAGAGATAACGTCGCACGAGAGGTTTGGCATCGTCGCTTGGAGTGATGAGAGTTTTGGTAATTTGAAGTTATCCCCAGATGTCAAAAGCCAGCGAGTCAAAGCACGCACGGCAGAAATTCCCACGTACAGGGGGGATGTTGGGAACTTGACGCTTTTTTGGATGAAATCCGCTCATCAAAATTTCTGCAGTGTTTCGGAATACTATATTTGTGATGCTCCTCAGCATATCGCCACGAACACGACGTTTTTTGACAGCCGTGTCCTCGTGTTGGAACACAGACCAAGAGGACTCCCAGTGCTTTCGAAGATAAGCGGAGTACTCTTACTAGAATTACAATCGAATCTACAACACTGGTGAATCAGAAATTCCCCAACATAAAACGGAAGCACGACACCTTGCGAGGCAACGTAGTGATGCAGCTGCTCAGAAATCTCTGTTCCTTCTTCCTCGTATCCATCTGGTCTTTTTGATCGCAGGTATAGTCTTTCATTAAACACGACCCATGTTCTGTTCTCGGCCACGTGGTAACAAATTAAGAATACTATAGAGATAAAGGTTGACAATCTGTCACTGCAACTTCAATAACGTGACTTTATTCGTGGAACCACGAATGCAACAGTTTTCTTTTTAACGGACGAAACAGCGAGGGAGCacctactagctagagggTAACCCAATGAAGCTAGCCTCAAGCAAGGAAACGTTTTTCATGCGAATTCGGAAATAGCGTCTTTCAGTAGAGACCTTGTCTCGACAAATGCTGTTTGTCGTTTTATTCATATTTATAGTATCCAAACTAGCTCCGTCAAATGTCTGCTTGGTCTGACCTGTTTCTCCGCTTCTTTGAAGGCTGCCGGCTGGCGCGAGGAAGTGAAAGGCCTGGATATCTGTTCGCATCTTCGGCTGCATCGTCAGCAACACATTGATTCCATAAAATCAGGAAACATCACAAATACAACACTCCAGTGTAAAGGGTCACCCAAAATAAACGGTAGCAAAGACTCAAGTCCACGAATCTATCAACACCAGCATGTGTATCTCCACACTCCGCAAGAATAGAGCTGCGGAGATCTCTTTAGGATCTTCGCTTGTAACCGACGATGTCAAGAATGCCCCGCATTCGGCGTCATCGACGACAGTGCCACGCAACGCTTCGAAACGTACCAAACATCCGCACATCATCGTGCAGCACAACTACCATGATCACGCTCACGACGCCGCTCCACTGATCCAGGAAGTCCCTGCCGAGGACTGTGCGGCTCGAGGTGGTGTGGGAACTCCTTTTCCACTCAAGCTGCACGAAATGCTTCAAAATGTCGTACAAGACGGCTACGCTCACATTGTATCGTGGCAGCCTCACGGACGCTGCTTTGTCGTTCACAAACCGGAACTCTTCAAGCAGCTTCTGCCCAAATACTTTAAACTGTCCAAGATCGCTTCGTTTCAACGACAGCTCAACCTGTACGGCTTTCAACGTCTCACTCGTGGCCTGGACAAGGGCGGCTACTACCACGAACTATTCCTACGGCACCGGGTCTTTTTGGCTCCCCGTATCCAACGCGTCAAAGTCAAGGGCACCGGTGTGCGGGCACGCTCCAACCCCAACCAAGAACCAGAATTCTGGGATATGCCATGGGTTGCGGAAGAGTCCACAACGGAAGCTCCGGCAGCCGTTTCGAGCGAATCCTCGGTCGTGAGCCAAGAAAGCGGCCATGAACGGTCACACGCTGAATACAACTACCCTAAGATGGAGATGATTCAGTCATCTATCTACGCTCCATCAGCGCCTTCGCCTGTATCGAGCTATGAAGAGACCGTGTCTAGTATGGAGGCTGACTTGATACTATCGGGCTGGGGAAAGCCCTTTCATTATCTGGTTCACCCAATGGACGCAGCCACTTCCAACACAATGACTATTTCCGACCTACCAATGCCGGAAACAGACTTTGAGTTTGACGAACTCCTCACCGAAATCTTCGAAGAGGATGATGACTGCGCCTTTGCGGATCTGCTGGAACGAATCATTGCGTAAAACATCATGTTCGCATGTTCGTCCTGTACAGTATTTGCATTCTAACCGGTTGCCCTAAAAAGTCACTCTTGTACATTTGGAGAACCGAAACCACCATACTAGCTGACGAGTCAGCGATGTCTCCTCGTGTCGAACTCTATCACTTAGCACCTCGTCCAGGATACTAAGTTACAGGTAACTCTATCATCTCTATAATTTCATTATTCTACACATTTGGCGAATCTTTTTACCATACATTCTCCATTTGATGGTTTCTTCCTGTGATGACGGTCTGGTCCAATCTACGAAGCTGTCACTCGTATTCAAGTCGTGATGGTCACTGTCCGCCACACCGTGAGAGAAATATCCAACCAGCCAAACTGGGAGAGCACATTCGAATTCGACGCCAAAGTATACTATGAAGCATTGCATCGTAAGCACTCGACCACGTACCTCGCTATTCTTCTCGGTTCGACCGAGGTCGACGTCAGCCTCCCCGCCATCTGCCCAATCCGAAATTGGAACCTCGCGAAACAATGCGAGCCGTTTTCCCTATATATCCGGGTATTTTAAGGAGGACTAAAATCGACCAATAGTTTAACGAAGCAAAAAGAGCCTTGTTCGGCAGACATCTTACTCTTTCATGGTTGGACTCTTGTTCACTGGTGTTGAAGAATGTCGCAAAAGCGGAGAAAAGTCAAAGTGAAGTTTCAATACAGAGGACGATCAATGATTCACGCGAAATTTTATTccgaaaaaaaaaaaagctGAAAAGATCTGCGTTGTAGCACTACCGTCGTTCTCAGAGCTACGAATAAAGAAAGTAGGAAGAACTAGGTTAGTATCGATTTTGTACGTAGTTGTATCATGAACTTTTCACTAAGCTTTTaaccaacagtaaatattGTCTGCAGATGCATGCCTTGCCCTCGATGGAAAGTCCGCCGAAGAAACGGAACTTTGATCACATTTCCATCCCATTTTGTGCTTGCTTGCTGCTGTGCAACCTCTCCAAATGTTCTTCATTCCGGTAAAATTCGCTGTTGTCTCCGTCTTCTGAGCTAAGGTCGACATTCGACAAAAAGTTGACTAGATCTTCTCTCATGTCACTGGTAGAAGAGTAGGCTGGTAGCGGTTCTAGAACAGCAGTGTCGGACGGATTCGACGCATGTGGAGCAATGGAGTCAATAAATGCATCGATACTGATTGACATATCTTCGTCCACAGGGAATTCTTTCAAGTATGCAGCTGATGACCAGAGAGGACCATCCCGAAGGGGCGGCATTGGAGGTAGTTTCATACAACCGCCATAAGCAGCGAATTGGCCTGGTTCGAGCTTACCAAAACTAGGCGCTCTGGATACGCCCAAGTTGGAAACCGGGTTTACCGGAATGGGCTCAAGGGAATCATTACCATCAATAATAATATTGCCACTTGAAAGTGCTTGAGTACTGTCGGATTGAAGAGGTCGGTTTTCAATAGATTCTTCGACGGTCGGCATGCTGTAAAAGTCTGGCTCACTTTCCGGAGAGGAGGACTGCCGCACCCAGTATCCCTTGATACGGGTGCGCTGCATCTGGGCGAGCAACTCAGGCATACCTCGTAGACAGAGCTCATGGTAGTATGCGTTGTGGTCGGCTCCTTTACGGGTCAAACGCAAAAAGCCGTAGAGACTCAATTGGCGCTGGAAGGATGAGAACCGCGTCTGGCGAAAGAAACGTGGCATGACTTCCGCAACGAACCGAGCCTGGTCGTGCACTAAAAATGCACGTCCGTGAGGTTGCCACGACACAATTTCACTAAAACCATCCACCTCAGCTTGATCCAGCATCCGATGCAATACTTTCGGGAAAGGAGTGCTGGTGCCGCCCCTGCTTTTTCTAGCCTCGATAGATTCAAGTGTATAAACTTCGTTGAGGACTCGATTGGGGCAACCGGCGTAATCATGATAGTTATGGTTGACGTAAACCCTCCTGTGTCCAGTATCTGTAGATTCACATTCTCCATAATGATTTCGAGCTTTCCGTTTGCGTCTTCTGGGTCGGTCAGTAGTTTTCGAGCATTCATCATTGCTACTGTCTCGATCACTCGAAGCAGAGACAACATTATTGGGAGATGCGTAAGTCATTATTTTGGACGTTGCGGCTGTCGCAGCTGCACGACGTAGACCTGATCTATCCTTTGGACAAAGAGCTCCGTCTATGAGCGGGCTGCTGACTCCTGCACTCAGCACAACTGGCTGTATTTTCACGGGTTCCGAACTGGTTAACCCCTCCTGCCCTGCGCTCAGAGCGAAGGACGTCGCTTTGGACTTTCTTGCGCAAGTGCAGCGGCTGCTTCTTCGACCTTTGAGATtagaagagaaagaagaagactaGTATTTCCAAGAGAGAGTGGATTGATGGTGTGGGTCTCGTCTGGTTTGCACATACTCGAACGAGCGAGTCGATATTATATTAATGGTGCTTGTCTTTCTTGTGAGAAAGGTGGCAAGTCACGGAAGAAACCTTTCTCGTTCCCAAAGCACTGAACGAGGCTTCCCATTTCTCCGCGTTCGGATTTCTGCCGTCTCAGCGACGAACGTCCACTGAAATTTTAAATTAGGATTGACGAAGTCAAAGAAGCACGCACATATTGTCTACTTCCTGGATAGGCCTTAATTTCAACAGCGAAAGCCCTAAGATTCATATTGAAGTAAGTCAGATTTGCATTCTCTCGACTGTTCCTCGGTGGTAGCAATTTTGACCAGGACGTTTGCTACTTAAATAAAGAAAAAACTGTGCACTGTGTTTTTAGCTTGGCGAACGTCGCGTATCATAATTCCGTGACTTTCTAATTGACAGATGGTGGATTTCCACAGTCAATTTCGATGTACGCGTCCTTCTAATGTAATCAAAGGTACAATGCTGGGACCTAGCTAGAGAGACGATTAACTTTAAGCAAACAATCTGATTGTTTTGCGAATGTGTAGTAAGAGGATAGCTCTCAGGGGATTACTGTCCGACCTAGTCTCTCCCTTGATTGATACACTTTTAAGTCATCAAGGCAAATCACTTGATTTAAAAGCCTAGGTTACTGCCCGACAaatttgattgacagtgactgtgagccacGTTAGTATCGAAATTATCATTAAAAAACTTAGtttgattcactgtcacagtgTTTTTTCCGTTCACGGCCAGAAAGAATGTAGCATAAAAAGGTTTAACCGCGGCGGGACTCGAACCCGCAACCTTTGGTTCCGAAGACCAATGCTCTACCATTGAGCCACGCGATCCACATTCACACGAGATTGCCTCGTCAAAGCTGTTTGGCGGTCGATGCTAATTGCACACATTCTAAACTATAAAATCGTATACAACGATAGGAAATCAATCAAGAATCAATTGCACAGTCAAACCGTAGAGAAAGATACTGAAATACTGATATATTGAAAGTTCTCTTTAGTATAGTCTATGTTGGCATACAGATATCTGGTGGTGACTGGACGCGTGCGCAAGGCATCGAGCATTGTTGGTAACTGGCACAGTATGGTGTGTGTATCAAGGTCTAATCATTGGTGTGTGATGGGTGTAGCAGTAGCGAAGCCTGACAACGAAATAGTGTTCGCTAGCGGTTTAGGCCCATTCCCAAAGCTGTTCCTGTAAGTGGGGGTCAGTCTCTTTATCTTTGCTCGTGGGGGTGGCGTGCACGATTTCGAGATGATTGCGGAGAAACGATTCGACGTGTTGGGGTTGAGGACGCCGCCACATTTTATCCGcgtcggaaaaagctttcGGCATTGTATTTCCAACTCGGCGCATTGTTCCCACGGCCGGCAAACGTTTTTCCATAGCACGGTACGTGGGAACATTCGGTGTccagtcgtcttcgtcccGAGCAATCGCCGTGGTCACATGGGCTGGCAAAGGCGAGGTCCAGGCTCGTTCGGAGGGTTCCCAATCGAGCGTTGCAAGAACCGCGTCTGGTCGAATTTCGGCTTCCGTGGGTTGGCGCCGAAGACGCTCTTGATGGGGAAAGGGGGCCGAATACTGCGAATGCGTTCGGATCTGAGAGGGACGAGGTGTACTCCAGATACGTTCGTTGGGTAGGAACAAGTCGTTACGCTTCCACGGGCTGTTATTGGTAGCCGTCAACGACCTTTGAATCGACTGGAGGTATCCAGAATGTTCCTGCAGGACAGAATCGAGAGCAGGCGTCTTCCACAGACGTTCCTTCGCTTTGTACGACCCCACCTGTTTCGTCTGACGGGTTAGGGTTGGATTGGGAAAGCGCCAGACGAGATCCACCGGCTGCAACCCATCCGGCATTCCGCGAGGTGTCGTTGGTGTGTTTTGCAAAAGCACTGAGGCTTGTGGAAAACGCCAAATTCGATCGTTCGGGGCCCAGATGGGGGCAGACGTCACTGACTTGCCGACTCGTTGCTTAGCGACAGTATCGCCGTTGGCAGGGAATCTCCACGTTTCCAAGTCAGTGGACGAGAGGGAACTCGATTGCGATTGCGTCAAAGGGAGAATCTCCGTGGCACTAGGAGCCCGCCACATACGATCCTCATCCGATAGACGAGGCGGCAATTTCGTATTGAGGCGTACGGTAGGATGAGCACCAGTCGAGTATGCTCGGACCGTGACGAACGAGGGAGCATAGTGTGCCAGCCACAGGCAGGAAGCCAGTGGTAGTAGGGCAGTCGATCGTGAGAATATCATGgtatttgtttgtttgtttcgttcGCTGCAGCGAAGTGTTTCTATTTTATGTTAGGAACACGGCAATCACCACCGAATGAGTGTAGCCCTCGCAAAAACGAGAATGCTTGAAGTGTGAAACGTGAAGGGGTGTGGTACCTTGTGATAGTTTGTGGTGTGCGAAGCGTCGAAAAACCGAGAAAGCATTCGAACGAACGTGATGGGTTCGTCGCGTCGTGTTTCGTGTGATGTGACTTGAGGGGATGTCAAGGCAACAGGTCTCCCACGACCTGATGTCacgccgtcgtcggcatGTTTAACGTGATACTATTGGGAGACAGGATTCGAGACAGATTCTGGCTTAAATGGAAGAAGGCTTTGACACGAATCTGACAACCGTTGACACCCGACACCATGAAAGTGCAAAACATGCCAATCCCGTGGATCGCGTCGCCTACGTTGGAGCGAACGGACGGAACGACATCTGTAGCGACCATTATAGGCCCAAAACGGTAGCACGTGTACCGAGGGGTTGTAAATGTCCACATGCAATCGCCGTTGCCATGGTGGCTTGTATCATTTACGACTTTTTTGTTTCAAAGTTTCAAAGTTTTATTTTTGGAAATTGATAATCCCT from Phaeodactylum tricornutum CCAP 1055/1 chromosome 23, whole genome shotgun sequence includes:
- a CDS encoding predicted protein → MTSASSASGTSTDAVRRTRAVAFGRNYFHAVGGTQKEVDIDEEGSAVELYQWEQPPWNGENIDDQRITQVACSSQSTLFLTATGKVYQTGTLHGVVYKTPVPVTIPIPRKCVEIAAGRHFCLGRMEGGLAVVSWGAGHFGQLGLGHAEGNSQITFTPYPIVMQRLLPRVIGSPVLQVACGSWHGLALSASGRVWAWGSNRTQQCGRKPTLTAGSNHAPTVLVPLPVPLEVMATQIAAGRSHSVAIARDQVYCWGSTAHGQCGNSARRGGVTAPRLVEGLANLTVEHVAANGNHTLALTNGGRVFAWGSNAEGQLGTGPACAAQPKPRHVGDVDFVAIEAGKEWKANKFAEVSASALSSVPRIASVYAGASYSAAVSTSGHVYTWGSNDVGQAGLATPLHVPMKENPIHVATAKTSTIRDLNVATFDSRHDVLLPQRVDAARNLFVRNVACGPNHMWCIGEERTTFETEMMVGTTLYKAQEERRKRSLQRARNALQGRSSPIHYATMGEDDTKMATVTEDKTLTFICSEMAALPVENLTLLSESANVVDPPLPKATLGDGKMDALVVKDAVNASTSTITTTPAETFSPKNAIAEISASNAPKEEQTNGMAAAQLPTRRPNMMKRLSWHVRKKLGGNSRKSLHGF
- a CDS encoding predicted protein, with the translated sequence MIFSRSTALLPLASCLWLAHYAPSFVTVRAYSTGAHPTVRLNTKLPPRLSDEDRMWRAPSATEILPLTQSQSSSLSSTDLETWRFPANGDTVAKQRVGKSVTSAPIWAPNDRIWRFPQASVLLQNTPTTPRGMPDGLQPVDLVWRFPNPTLTRQTKQVGSYKAKERLWKTPALDSVLQEHSGYLQSIQRSLTATNNSPWKRNDLFLPNERIWSTPRPSQIRTHSQYSAPFPHQERLRRQPTEAEIRPDAVLATLDWEPSERAWTSPLPAHVTTAIARDEDDWTPNVPTYRAMEKRLPAVGTMRRVGNTMPKAFSDADKMWRRPQPQHVESFLRNHLEIVHATPTSKDKETDPHLQEQLWEWA
- a CDS encoding predicted protein → MASQLIWQRWEKRALYVTDELQKAKNVEAKDRARRTNERSQLLKVLGGRQSEWRTKRLGFQSSQAPSLAVYREICKTVFVEAGIFVPAFAQNQQAHLCRHIHWMTAEDNQLTYLKRDCLDLAHSLEKTVRILREECTEIEIRYLNRIFLIEREIRELQSKLSEYPLIDASRYGCDKRECDRAAPACVHSGVTLETLSLHGSSCSSLRTDMSSSDEDSD
- the HSF2 gene encoding DNA-binding heat shock factor (transcriptional activator of heat shock genes, located in cytosol/nucleus), whose amino-acid sequence is MTYASPNNVVSASSDRDSSNDECSKTTDRPRRRKRKARNHYGECESTDTGHRRVYVNHNYHDYAGCPNRVLNEVYTLESIEARKSRGGTSTPFPKVLHRMLDQAEVDGFSEIVSWQPHGRAFLVHDQARFVAEVMPRFFRQTRFSSFQRQLSLYGFLRLTRKGADHNAYYHELCLRGMPELLAQMQRTRIKGYWVRQSSSPESEPDFYSMPTVEESIENRPLQSDSTQALSSGNIIIDGNDSLEPIPVNPVSNLGVSRAPSFGKLEPGQFAAYGGCMKLPPMPPLRDGPLWSSAAYLKEFPVDEDMSISIDAFIDSIAPHASNPSDTAVLEPLPAYSSTSDMREDLVNFLSNVDLSSEDGDNSEFYRNEEHLERLHSSKQAQNGMEM
- a CDS encoding predicted protein produces the protein MCISTLRKNRAAEISLGSSLVTDDVKNAPHSASSTTVPRNASKRTKHPHIIVQHNYHDHAHDAAPLIQEVPAEDCAARGGVGTPFPLKLHEMLQNVVQDGYAHIVSWQPHGRCFVVHKPELFKQLLPKYFKLSKIASFQRQLNLYGFQRLTRGLDKGGYYHELFLRHRVFLAPRIQRVKVKGTGVRARSNPNQEPEFWDMPWVAEESTTEAPAAVSSESSVVSQESGHERSHAEYNYPKMEMIQSSIYAPSAPSPVSSYEETVSSMEADLILSGWGKPFHYLVHPMDAATSNTMTISDLPMPETDFEFDELLTEIFEEDDDCAFADLLERIIA